From a region of the Brevibacterium siliguriense genome:
- a CDS encoding HdeD family acid-resistance protein, which translates to MDLKRTGRTVIVNGVIALVMGALMMVWPGTSAEVVVRIFACWLAVIAISSLVFAPRGGRTGSMVTRAVLLILLGVLIFFTPMLFASMVTVLTGFAIIFFSFLALTMSFFTRRMGVRSWWVLTVIGVLGIVLGGFFLFAPGAGVTALIFTLAGFIILVGIALIALGRRLRKVDRQMRTDPHRNGPDDGGGDVIRGEIID; encoded by the coding sequence ATGGACCTCAAGCGCACGGGAAGAACAGTCATCGTCAACGGCGTCATCGCCCTCGTGATGGGTGCGCTGATGATGGTCTGGCCAGGCACCTCCGCCGAGGTGGTGGTGCGGATCTTCGCCTGCTGGCTCGCCGTCATCGCTATCTCCTCCCTCGTGTTCGCACCGCGGGGAGGTCGCACCGGCAGCATGGTCACACGCGCGGTTCTGCTCATCCTCCTCGGCGTGCTCATCTTCTTCACCCCGATGCTCTTCGCATCCATGGTCACGGTGCTCACCGGGTTCGCGATCATCTTCTTCAGCTTCCTCGCCCTCACCATGTCCTTCTTCACGCGCCGAATGGGCGTCAGATCCTGGTGGGTGCTCACCGTCATCGGGGTCCTCGGCATCGTCCTCGGCGGATTCTTCCTCTTCGCTCCGGGCGCCGGAGTGACCGCGCTTATCTTCACCCTCGCCGGGTTCATCATCCTCGTCGGCATCGCCCTCATCGCCCTCGGCCGTCGCCTGCGCAAGGTCGATCGGCAGATGAGAACCGACCCGCACCGCAATGGTCCCGACGATGGCGGCGGCGATGTCATCCGCGGGGAGATCATCGACTGA
- a CDS encoding inorganic phosphate transporter, with translation MTQVLAPERHTPPPAVGRSNDRLWHLAFGGLLAITLIAFTLWSFDFVGRDAPRMVLITTVIFGAFMAFNIGGNDVANAFGTSVGAGTLTMKQALLIAAVFEVSGALLAGGDVTDTIKSGIVDLSGLAINPMDFAFIMMAALLGAAVWLLVATRMGWPVSTTHAIIGGIIGASLTIGFVTGTGGFAMVQWSEVGQIAISWVLSPALGGLAAFVIYGVIKKYVLGKSLSHTLKPHMLAPVSAAEGSVDAQIDAATEDAPTEGGSIGTHSALQRWVPLIAAAGAVIITAMLLFKGLKNLDMSVSTVGGLLIMAMIGAAVWLAVFVFAKTLRKQTVPRATYILFSWMQVFTASAFAFSHGSNDIANAVGPFAAVLDVLRTGNMHGEATVPFAAMLTCGIALIVGLWFIGRKVIATVGTNLTEIHPASGFAAELAAAGIVLAASVSGLPVSSTHILIGAIIGVGLVNRSANWKLMKPIALAWIITLPAAAVIGSVGVIALRTMMG, from the coding sequence ATGACCCAGGTTCTGGCACCGGAGCGCCACACTCCACCGCCGGCCGTCGGCCGCAGCAACGACCGCCTCTGGCATCTGGCCTTCGGCGGCCTGCTGGCGATCACCCTCATCGCCTTCACTCTGTGGTCCTTCGACTTCGTGGGCCGCGACGCACCCCGCATGGTGCTCATCACCACGGTCATCTTCGGTGCCTTCATGGCCTTCAACATCGGCGGCAACGACGTCGCCAACGCCTTCGGCACCTCCGTCGGTGCCGGCACCCTGACGATGAAGCAGGCCTTGCTCATCGCCGCAGTCTTCGAGGTCAGCGGCGCCCTGCTCGCCGGCGGCGACGTCACCGACACGATCAAGAGCGGAATCGTCGACCTCAGCGGGCTGGCGATCAACCCGATGGACTTCGCGTTCATCATGATGGCGGCACTCCTCGGCGCGGCAGTGTGGCTGCTCGTTGCGACTCGGATGGGCTGGCCGGTGTCGACGACGCACGCCATCATCGGCGGCATCATCGGTGCCTCCCTGACCATCGGCTTCGTCACCGGCACCGGCGGATTCGCCATGGTGCAGTGGTCCGAGGTCGGCCAGATCGCGATCTCCTGGGTGCTCTCCCCCGCCCTCGGCGGACTCGCCGCGTTCGTCATCTACGGCGTGATCAAGAAGTACGTGCTCGGCAAGTCGCTCTCGCATACGCTCAAGCCGCACATGCTCGCTCCGGTCTCCGCGGCCGAGGGATCCGTCGACGCACAGATCGACGCCGCCACCGAGGATGCCCCCACCGAAGGCGGATCGATCGGCACCCATTCGGCCCTGCAGCGGTGGGTTCCCCTCATCGCCGCCGCCGGTGCGGTCATCATCACCGCGATGCTGCTGTTCAAGGGTCTGAAGAACCTCGACATGAGCGTGTCCACCGTCGGCGGCCTGCTCATCATGGCGATGATCGGCGCGGCCGTGTGGCTGGCTGTGTTCGTCTTCGCCAAGACTCTGCGCAAGCAGACGGTTCCCCGTGCAACGTACATCCTGTTCTCCTGGATGCAGGTGTTCACCGCCTCCGCATTCGCCTTCAGCCACGGTTCGAACGACATCGCAAACGCCGTCGGCCCCTTCGCCGCCGTCCTCGATGTGCTCCGCACCGGCAACATGCACGGCGAGGCGACCGTGCCGTTCGCGGCCATGCTCACCTGCGGCATCGCCCTCATCGTCGGTCTCTGGTTCATCGGCCGCAAGGTCATTGCGACAGTCGGCACGAATCTCACCGAGATCCACCCGGCCTCCGGATTCGCCGCCGAGCTCGCCGCCGCGGGTATCGTCTTGGCCGCCTCAGTGAGTGGCCTGCCGGTGTCGTCGACGCACATCCTCATCGGTGCGATCATCGGCGTCGGACTGGTCAACCGCTCGGCGAACTGGAAGCTCATGAAGCCGATCGCACTGGCATGGATCATCACCCTTCCGGCCGCCGCGGTCATCGGTTCGGTCGGCGTCATCGCCCTGCGCACCATGATGGGCTGA
- a CDS encoding metal-dependent transcriptional regulator, whose translation MRAGEVSEVSQDYLKAIWSAQEWGGDPMTATELANRFGTTKANVTEVLKRLDELGLITRVPYRPPVLTEQGKAIALSMVRRHRLIETFLVESLGYGWDEVHDEAEILEHAASDRLIDRIDSFLGHPTSDPHGDPIPGADGAVDSHIPTLLAEAAAGSYAVLRVSDADPVVLGKLAETGVLPGASLEVVDRTDDEVTVGIGGTRVAIASALAAAVYLDAAG comes from the coding sequence ATGCGTGCAGGTGAAGTCTCCGAGGTCAGTCAGGACTACCTCAAGGCCATCTGGTCGGCCCAGGAATGGGGTGGGGACCCGATGACGGCCACCGAACTTGCGAACCGATTCGGCACGACGAAGGCCAATGTCACCGAGGTGCTCAAGCGTCTCGATGAGCTCGGACTCATCACTCGCGTGCCCTACCGTCCGCCGGTTCTCACCGAGCAGGGCAAGGCGATCGCGCTGTCGATGGTGCGCAGGCACCGGCTCATCGAGACGTTCCTCGTGGAGTCGCTCGGCTATGGCTGGGACGAGGTCCATGACGAGGCCGAGATCCTCGAGCATGCCGCCTCCGATCGGCTCATCGACCGCATCGACTCGTTCCTCGGCCACCCGACGTCCGACCCGCACGGGGATCCGATCCCGGGTGCCGACGGTGCCGTCGATTCCCATATTCCGACCCTCCTCGCCGAGGCGGCCGCCGGGTCCTATGCCGTGCTGAGGGTCTCCGACGCCGATCCTGTGGTTCTCGGGAAGCTCGCCGAGACGGGGGTGCTTCCGGGTGCTTCTCTCGAGGTCGTCGATCGCACCGATGACGAGGTGACCGTGGGCATCGGAGGGACGCGGGTGGCGATCGCTTCCGCGCTTGCCGCGGCCGTGTACCTGGATGCGGCCGGCTGA
- the betT gene encoding choline BCCT transporter BetT, producing MQDPNEETLKRPVVERERFGGTDRATRISRDVDPEKRAPIDSTEMSKGPEELSDERGSRVNWRVFIVASLIILVFSVWAMMMPDSAQSTMKTAVDWIAENLGWFYVVTVTVVIGFVLWVALSKEGSVRLGPDHSRPQYNLFTWVAMLFAAGVGIDMLFYSVTGPITQYLHPVNASPESAAAAQDAVVWTMFHYGIAGWSMYSLLGMAMGYFAYRWGMPLSIRAVLYPLLGKRVRGATGDVIDIFALVGTVFGVATSMGIGVVLLNVGFATLFGLETGLALQIALVIVAVVMTVAACTSGVDKGIRLVSELNLWSCAAMMLYILITGKTAFLLNAMVENIGRFIFTLPERTLSTFAYVDGGSEWMGGWTLFFWAFWLAWGPFVGLFLARISRGRTLREFVIAAITAPVICDFIIVTIFGNSALSEVFNGNDEFAREAIASPEQGWYDLLEMFPGATFLIGLATLSGLLFYLTSANSGAMVMSNFSSSIPNPEEDGAKWLRIFWALVTAVLTIAMLVAGGVTTMEYATLIFALPVTIIAYLVMASFSKVLRMERAEREGRIRRRRTTAAHGGRAPEKTWRQRLATLRSYPTKKSVERFVAEVVGPSLEAVAKEFRELGYTVEHVRTLDEDTEITTNTLNVDMGEQRDFHYEAAAIEANVPSFGARNAPRGDDKYFRIEVFTQTGSEGYDLMGLSSQQIIDDVLDRYENHLSFLAYSHEHSFQSVVTPPTPPTTDSIPAVPKDADDVEEIEEPKH from the coding sequence GTGCAGGATCCGAACGAAGAGACGTTGAAGCGCCCAGTCGTCGAACGCGAACGATTCGGCGGAACCGACCGGGCCACGAGAATCAGCAGGGACGTCGATCCTGAGAAGCGCGCTCCGATCGACAGCACGGAGATGAGCAAAGGCCCGGAGGAGCTCTCCGACGAACGCGGCTCCCGCGTCAATTGGCGAGTCTTCATCGTCGCCTCCCTCATCATCCTCGTATTCTCCGTGTGGGCGATGATGATGCCCGACTCGGCTCAGTCGACGATGAAGACGGCTGTGGACTGGATCGCAGAGAACCTCGGTTGGTTCTATGTCGTCACCGTCACCGTCGTCATCGGCTTCGTCCTCTGGGTGGCACTGTCCAAGGAAGGCAGCGTCAGGCTCGGCCCGGACCACTCCCGTCCGCAGTACAACCTCTTCACTTGGGTCGCAATGCTCTTCGCCGCGGGCGTCGGCATCGATATGCTCTTCTACTCGGTGACCGGGCCGATCACCCAGTACCTCCACCCTGTCAACGCCTCCCCCGAATCGGCAGCGGCCGCGCAGGACGCCGTCGTATGGACGATGTTCCACTACGGCATCGCCGGCTGGTCGATGTACTCGCTGCTGGGCATGGCCATGGGCTACTTCGCCTACCGCTGGGGCATGCCCCTGTCGATCCGCGCGGTCCTCTACCCGCTGCTGGGCAAGCGCGTGCGCGGTGCCACCGGTGACGTCATCGACATCTTCGCCCTCGTCGGCACCGTCTTCGGCGTGGCCACCTCGATGGGCATCGGCGTCGTCCTGCTCAACGTCGGGTTCGCCACTCTCTTCGGTCTCGAAACCGGACTGGCCCTGCAGATCGCGCTCGTCATCGTGGCCGTCGTCATGACTGTGGCCGCCTGCACCTCCGGCGTGGACAAGGGCATCCGCCTCGTCTCCGAGCTCAACCTCTGGTCTTGTGCGGCGATGATGCTCTACATCCTCATCACCGGCAAGACCGCCTTCCTGCTCAACGCTATGGTCGAGAACATCGGCCGCTTCATCTTCACCCTGCCCGAACGCACGCTGTCGACGTTCGCCTATGTCGACGGCGGATCCGAATGGATGGGCGGCTGGACCTTGTTCTTCTGGGCCTTCTGGCTGGCCTGGGGTCCCTTCGTCGGGCTGTTCCTCGCCCGCATCTCCCGCGGCCGCACACTGCGTGAGTTCGTCATCGCCGCGATCACCGCTCCCGTGATCTGCGACTTCATCATCGTCACGATCTTCGGCAACTCGGCCCTGTCCGAGGTGTTCAACGGCAACGACGAGTTCGCACGTGAGGCCATCGCCTCCCCTGAACAGGGCTGGTACGACCTGCTCGAGATGTTCCCGGGAGCGACGTTCCTCATCGGCCTGGCCACGCTGTCAGGCCTTCTGTTCTACCTCACGAGTGCGAACTCCGGTGCCATGGTGATGTCGAACTTCTCCTCCTCGATTCCCAATCCGGAAGAGGACGGAGCCAAGTGGCTGCGCATCTTCTGGGCCCTGGTCACTGCAGTGCTCACAATTGCCATGCTCGTCGCCGGAGGCGTGACGACGATGGAGTACGCGACCCTGATCTTCGCCCTGCCGGTGACGATCATCGCCTACCTCGTCATGGCTTCGTTCTCGAAGGTGCTGCGCATGGAGCGCGCCGAACGCGAAGGCCGGATCCGTCGTCGCCGCACCACGGCCGCCCACGGCGGACGTGCTCCGGAGAAGACCTGGCGTCAGCGCCTGGCCACCCTTCGCTCCTACCCCACGAAGAAGTCCGTCGAACGCTTCGTCGCCGAGGTCGTCGGACCGTCTTTGGAAGCCGTGGCCAAGGAATTCCGGGAGCTCGGCTACACCGTCGAACACGTCCGGACCCTCGACGAGGACACCGAGATCACGACGAACACGCTCAATGTCGACATGGGCGAGCAGCGCGACTTCCACTACGAGGCCGCAGCCATCGAGGCCAATGTGCCGTCGTTCGGTGCCCGCAACGCCCCACGTGGTGACGACAAGTACTTCCGCATCGAGGTCTTCACACAGACCGGTTCTGAAGGCTATGACCTCATGGGTCTGAGCTCTCAGCAGATCATCGATGACGTGCTCGACCGGTATGAGAACCATCTGTCGTTCCTCGCCTACTCGCACGAGCATTCGTTCCAGTCGGTCGTCACTCCACCGACACCGCCGACCACGGATTCGATTCCGGCGGTGCCCAAGGATGCCGACGACGTCGAGGAGATCGAAGAACCGAAGCACTGA
- a CDS encoding lipase maturation factor family protein: protein MDQVVALLTAGDYTISREIIQRGFGVLFLIAFASALNQFPALLGERGLTPAPRFIALTSTRQAPTIFRWKRFAYSDRRLRLVCVIGMALAASAIIGLPQAGPAWVPIPVFLGLWGLYFSIVSIGQRFYGFGWESLLLEAGFLIGFLGSHEVAPSLPVVLLLRWFVIRIEFGAGMIKMRGDASWRDLTAMDYHHQTQPMPNPVSRRAHLMPGWWHKGETLGSHIVQLAAPWLLFLPQPIASFAAVAIILTQLALVITGNYAWLNWATILLACSGISDTFFRWIAGGPFPGWGWNSVVGIFTDPTGTEAADFVAVPDPVDALPVWWLIVVLVFVAWQAWLNVPALRNLFSPNQLMNASFNRLGLGNAYGAFGSMTETRNEIIIEGWIDDEDAGATGTSADSPGRDDADAGWREYRFKGKPGDVLRRGPVIAPYHLRLDWLMWFAALGDYRQTWFTELVRKVGSGDPQIRRLMGPDPFDGAAPELIRVRVCTYRYATRAERRAAVAAGEPKPWWVRSDPRILVQPIDVRNG from the coding sequence ATGGACCAGGTGGTCGCTCTCCTCACCGCCGGCGACTACACGATCTCCCGTGAGATCATCCAACGCGGCTTCGGCGTGCTCTTCCTCATCGCTTTCGCCTCCGCGCTCAACCAGTTCCCGGCGCTCCTCGGCGAACGGGGGCTCACCCCTGCTCCGCGTTTCATCGCTCTGACCTCGACCCGGCAGGCTCCGACGATCTTCCGCTGGAAGCGGTTTGCGTATTCGGACCGACGACTGCGCCTCGTCTGCGTGATCGGAATGGCCCTGGCCGCCTCGGCGATCATCGGTCTGCCTCAGGCCGGACCCGCATGGGTGCCGATCCCGGTGTTCTTAGGCCTGTGGGGGCTGTACTTCTCGATCGTGTCGATCGGGCAGCGCTTCTACGGCTTCGGCTGGGAATCGCTGCTGCTTGAAGCCGGATTCCTCATCGGCTTCCTCGGCTCCCACGAGGTGGCCCCGTCCCTGCCTGTGGTCCTGCTGCTGCGCTGGTTCGTCATCCGCATCGAATTCGGCGCCGGAATGATCAAGATGCGCGGGGACGCCTCCTGGCGCGACCTCACCGCGATGGACTATCACCATCAGACCCAGCCGATGCCGAACCCGGTCTCCCGCCGCGCCCACCTCATGCCCGGCTGGTGGCACAAGGGTGAGACGCTCGGTAGCCACATCGTCCAACTCGCCGCCCCGTGGCTGCTGTTCCTGCCCCAGCCGATCGCCTCTTTCGCGGCTGTCGCCATCATCCTCACCCAGCTCGCGCTCGTCATCACCGGCAACTATGCGTGGCTGAACTGGGCGACGATCCTGCTCGCCTGCTCCGGAATCAGCGACACTTTCTTCCGGTGGATCGCCGGCGGCCCGTTCCCCGGATGGGGGTGGAATTCCGTCGTCGGAATATTCACCGATCCCACCGGCACCGAGGCGGCCGACTTCGTCGCTGTGCCCGATCCGGTCGATGCCCTGCCTGTCTGGTGGCTGATCGTCGTCCTCGTATTCGTCGCGTGGCAGGCATGGTTGAACGTGCCAGCGCTGCGCAACCTCTTCTCACCGAATCAGCTGATGAACGCGAGCTTCAACCGGCTCGGGCTCGGCAATGCCTATGGCGCATTCGGGTCGATGACCGAGACCCGCAACGAGATCATCATCGAAGGGTGGATCGACGACGAGGACGCAGGTGCCACTGGCACAAGCGCAGACAGCCCCGGCCGCGATGACGCCGACGCAGGCTGGCGCGAGTATCGGTTCAAGGGCAAACCCGGCGACGTTCTTCGCCGCGGGCCGGTCATCGCGCCCTATCATCTGCGGCTCGATTGGCTCATGTGGTTCGCCGCTCTCGGTGACTACCGGCAGACCTGGTTCACCGAACTCGTGCGCAAGGTCGGCTCCGGCGACCCACAGATCCGCCGCCTCATGGGTCCCGACCCCTTCGACGGTGCCGCACCAGAGCTCATCCGCGTCCGTGTCTGCACCTACCGCTATGCCACCCGCGCCGAACGCCGAGCGGCCGTCGCTGCCGGAGAACCGAAGCCGTGGTGGGTGCGCTCGGACCCGCGGATCCTTGTCCAGCCCATCGACGTGCGAAACGGCTGA
- a CDS encoding TetR/AcrR family transcriptional regulator — protein MRSEHVHPRSGKRRQTEDRIIDAAAKLFLEHGFRATTIRAVAQAAEVSVGRVMAVGDKDAVLVRCFDRWIGQLQNGTYTPPPRRTSLSRRGTDTGAEKGPPRPTSAVQRHLFELFLPFLEFFAEHEDLSRDYAAAMMRVKGEPEVFNTLAVDLQSRLSESLVSIGINEDHAQASATALYDSYLGILFRWAATTMSRDDAVEAMLASIVFHTRVRSSL, from the coding sequence ATGCGCAGTGAACACGTTCACCCCAGGTCCGGCAAGCGCCGTCAGACCGAGGACCGGATCATCGACGCGGCCGCAAAGCTGTTCCTCGAGCACGGCTTCAGGGCCACGACCATCCGTGCCGTCGCGCAGGCCGCCGAGGTGTCGGTGGGCCGTGTGATGGCGGTCGGCGACAAGGACGCCGTCCTCGTCCGGTGCTTCGATCGGTGGATCGGGCAGCTCCAGAACGGAACTTACACACCACCGCCTCGGCGGACGAGCCTGTCGCGGCGAGGAACGGACACCGGGGCAGAGAAAGGTCCGCCGCGACCGACCTCGGCGGTGCAGCGTCATCTGTTCGAACTCTTCCTGCCATTCCTCGAGTTCTTCGCCGAACACGAGGACCTGTCACGGGACTACGCTGCGGCGATGATGCGAGTCAAGGGCGAGCCCGAGGTATTCAACACCCTCGCTGTGGATCTGCAGAGCCGGCTGAGCGAATCGCTGGTCTCGATCGGGATCAACGAGGACCACGCGCAGGCCAGCGCCACAGCACTCTATGACTCGTACCTGGGCATCCTCTTCCGGTGGGCGGCGACGACGATGAGCCGCGACGACGCCGTCGAGGCGATGCTGGCCAGCATCGTCTTCCACACTCGCGTCAGAAGCTCGCTGTGA
- a CDS encoding class I SAM-dependent methyltransferase codes for MPEYADSSRTRDETPHERHERWAWIHETASMTGWDFSPLSGRLVADDPPWDFDQICLDAMADSHRCLDMGTGGGERLSELIDRLDEARPPGEPSPTIAAAEGWEPNVPLAASMLEDYGVEVSRYDSDHHPEMPWGDDEFDLVMNRHESYDLAEVARVLSPGGLFLTQQVDGTEAQEFRDLFGGGVGDLHQQLEPCLSDAESQELSIEAARKWQGTMRFTDVEAVIEYLAYIPWDVPGFTVRSNLDVLRRLAESSDPITVTQKRFLIVARKR; via the coding sequence ATGCCCGAATATGCCGACAGCAGTCGCACGCGCGACGAGACTCCCCACGAACGCCATGAGCGATGGGCCTGGATCCATGAGACGGCGTCGATGACAGGGTGGGATTTCTCCCCGCTGTCCGGTCGCCTCGTCGCCGATGATCCGCCATGGGACTTCGATCAGATCTGCCTCGACGCGATGGCCGACTCACACAGGTGCCTCGACATGGGCACGGGAGGCGGCGAGCGCCTCAGCGAACTCATCGACCGCCTCGACGAAGCCAGACCGCCCGGCGAACCGTCGCCGACGATCGCCGCAGCCGAGGGGTGGGAGCCCAACGTGCCCTTGGCCGCCTCGATGCTGGAGGACTACGGCGTCGAGGTCTCCCGGTACGACAGCGATCACCACCCGGAGATGCCGTGGGGCGACGACGAGTTCGACCTTGTGATGAACCGCCACGAAAGCTATGACCTCGCCGAGGTCGCCCGCGTCCTCTCACCGGGCGGACTGTTCCTCACCCAGCAAGTCGACGGCACGGAGGCGCAGGAGTTCCGCGACCTCTTCGGCGGCGGAGTGGGCGATCTGCACCAGCAGCTCGAACCTTGCCTCAGCGATGCCGAGAGTCAGGAGCTGTCGATCGAGGCGGCACGCAAATGGCAGGGCACGATGCGCTTCACCGACGTCGAGGCGGTCATCGAGTACCTCGCCTATATTCCGTGGGATGTCCCCGGGTTCACTGTGAGGTCCAACCTCGATGTTCTCCGACGACTGGCCGAATCGAGTGACCCGATCACGGTCACACAGAAGCGGTTCCTCATCGTCGCCCGCAAGCGCTGA
- a CDS encoding uracil-xanthine permease family protein — MPATPDPDKSDSTVGNDADAAVDTDTTPSADTTASGTTVHPVDQLRPIRNLVPFAIQHVLVMVATPISSVFLIATALGLDARTTSAVLSAVFVFSGLGSILQSVGVWKIGVRLPFVMLPGGAATILFITISQGTDVETAVGAVLLTGVFYILAVTLFVKVLKFFPPLVIGIMVIVIGINLVQVTGKLMVGEPDSPDFGDPQNLLLGLITILITIACFRFFRGMLGKLSVAVGLVGGTIVGAFMGATDFSGQTDGPLFAVPTLFPFGSPKFDLIAAIPMLLWALASMAEATGQTIINGEVVGQKVEPHRAVPRLIRSDGIITILGGLFGTPAMVTSGENVGIVRASGVRSRYVTAIAGILLILIGLSPVARILNGVPSAVVGGTAVVVFAIIAVLGIQMLAKIDFNQTGNLITATVGLAAGLMPVLLPGMYAKLPQSASSLLGSGVAMAAFVSVLLNLLFHHTGKRNRHPKARTPIADPSKLDQRPADYRI, encoded by the coding sequence ATGCCCGCAACACCCGATCCGGACAAATCCGACAGCACGGTCGGCAACGACGCCGACGCCGCCGTCGACACCGACACGACCCCATCTGCGGACACCACGGCATCCGGCACGACGGTCCACCCCGTCGATCAGCTGCGGCCGATCCGCAATCTCGTCCCGTTCGCCATCCAGCACGTGCTCGTCATGGTGGCGACCCCGATCTCATCGGTGTTCCTCATCGCCACCGCGCTCGGGCTGGATGCGCGGACCACCTCGGCGGTGCTGTCGGCAGTCTTCGTCTTCTCCGGTCTCGGGTCGATCCTGCAGTCGGTAGGCGTGTGGAAGATCGGCGTCCGGCTGCCGTTCGTCATGCTCCCCGGCGGGGCCGCGACGATACTGTTCATCACGATCTCGCAGGGCACCGACGTCGAGACAGCCGTCGGCGCGGTCCTGCTCACCGGCGTCTTCTACATCCTCGCCGTGACGCTGTTCGTCAAGGTGCTCAAGTTCTTCCCGCCGCTGGTCATCGGGATCATGGTCATCGTCATCGGCATCAACCTCGTCCAGGTCACCGGCAAACTCATGGTCGGCGAGCCGGATTCGCCGGACTTCGGCGACCCGCAGAACCTGCTGCTCGGCCTCATCACCATCCTCATCACCATCGCGTGCTTCCGGTTCTTCCGAGGGATGCTCGGCAAACTCTCCGTGGCGGTCGGCCTGGTCGGCGGCACCATCGTCGGCGCGTTCATGGGAGCCACCGATTTCTCCGGCCAAACCGACGGCCCGCTCTTCGCCGTCCCGACTCTCTTCCCGTTCGGCTCACCGAAGTTCGATCTCATCGCCGCAATCCCCATGCTGCTGTGGGCTCTGGCATCGATGGCCGAGGCCACCGGACAGACGATCATCAACGGCGAGGTCGTCGGCCAGAAGGTCGAACCCCACCGTGCGGTCCCCCGCCTCATCCGCTCCGACGGCATCATCACCATCCTCGGCGGCCTCTTCGGCACCCCGGCGATGGTCACCAGCGGCGAGAACGTCGGAATCGTGCGCGCCTCAGGTGTGCGCAGTCGTTACGTGACCGCAATCGCCGGAATCCTCCTCATCCTCATCGGGCTCAGCCCCGTCGCTCGCATCCTCAACGGCGTCCCTTCGGCCGTCGTCGGCGGCACCGCGGTAGTCGTCTTCGCCATCATCGCTGTCCTCGGCATCCAGATGCTGGCGAAGATCGATTTCAATCAGACGGGCAACCTCATCACCGCCACCGTCGGCCTGGCCGCCGGCCTCATGCCGGTGCTCCTTCCCGGAATGTACGCGAAGCTGCCGCAGTCGGCGTCGTCCCTGTTGGGAAGCGGTGTTGCCATGGCCGCGTTCGTCTCGGTACTGCTCAACCTGCTCTTCCACCACACCGGCAAACGCAATCGGCACCCGAAGGCCCGGACTCCGATCGCAGATCCGAGCAAGCTCGACCAGAGGCCCGCCGACTACCGGATCTGA
- a CDS encoding substrate-binding domain-containing protein, which produces MRAAQESGRTVGGDLLIATRYDGLRARTSRPPLTAVDLGLEAISSAAVEMLVVVLDEGHSSNAGAAADGRDTESAAADGRDPEPATADASVAAAPAGSSGPVLVVRESTAGVSPDRGRD; this is translated from the coding sequence GTGAGAGCCGCACAGGAATCCGGTCGAACGGTCGGCGGCGACCTGCTCATCGCCACCCGCTACGACGGTCTGCGCGCACGCACGAGCAGACCGCCGCTGACCGCCGTTGACCTCGGCCTCGAGGCGATCTCGAGTGCGGCGGTCGAGATGCTCGTGGTTGTTCTCGACGAAGGCCATTCATCGAATGCGGGCGCCGCCGCGGATGGCCGGGACACGGAATCCGCCGCCGCGGATGGCCGCGACCCGGAGCCCGCCACGGCGGACGCGTCGGTGGCGGCCGCCCCGGCGGGGTCATCCGGTCCTGTCCTCGTCGTCAGGGAGTCGACGGCGGGGGTATCGCCGGACAGGGGCCGGGACTGA
- a CDS encoding LacI family DNA-binding transcriptional regulator, with product MTDLPRAHRVTIADVAREAGVSRTTVSHALSGQGKVNADTRAKVKEVAERLNYRPSARARSLRSGKSQTLALLSSMPAAVSAGPSQLGFFTELAMGCARTALLEGYVFVLAPPTEAADPVDLLDIDGAILLEPTGDDPLAEALRDRGIPYVTIDGPSSSDSAAPAGAAAPAGADSTWTIDLHHRTTAQLLLDHLLDQGATQPALLVSRSRRGAQIAAREVYAETATARGFTPLIAEADETSGEDGAFVAAEKMLAEHQHIDAVLAPSTPLPPVR from the coding sequence ATGACCGATCTCCCGCGCGCGCACCGCGTCACGATCGCCGATGTGGCGCGTGAGGCCGGAGTGTCGCGAACGACGGTCTCCCATGCGCTCAGCGGTCAGGGCAAGGTCAATGCCGACACCCGGGCGAAGGTCAAAGAGGTTGCCGAACGCCTGAACTATCGGCCCAGCGCCCGCGCCAGAAGTCTGCGCTCGGGCAAGTCGCAGACTCTCGCCCTGCTGTCCTCGATGCCTGCCGCCGTGTCAGCCGGGCCCTCTCAGCTGGGCTTCTTCACCGAACTGGCCATGGGATGTGCGCGCACTGCGCTGCTCGAAGGCTACGTCTTCGTCCTCGCCCCACCCACCGAGGCGGCCGACCCCGTCGATCTTCTCGACATCGACGGCGCGATCCTCCTGGAGCCGACCGGCGACGACCCCCTCGCCGAGGCGCTGCGTGACCGCGGCATCCCCTACGTCACTATCGACGGGCCGAGTTCGAGTGATTCGGCTGCGCCCGCGGGAGCAGCGGCGCCCGCCGGAGCCGATAGCACGTGGACCATCGACCTCCACCACCGAACAACCGCTCAGCTGCTGCTCGACCACCTTCTCGACCAGGGGGCCACACAGCCGGCGCTGCTGGTCAGCCGCAGCCGGCGCGGAGCACAGATCGCGGCCCGTGAGGTCTACGCCGAGACCGCCACGGCCCGCGGGTTCACACCGCTGATCGCCGAGGCGGATGAGACCTCCGGAGAAGACGGGGCCTTCGTCGCCGCAGAGAAGATGTTGGCCGAGCACCAGCACATCGATGCGGTCCTCGCCCCATCGACACCTTTGCCACCGGTGCGGTGA